From Petrotoga sibirica DSM 13575, the proteins below share one genomic window:
- a CDS encoding GNAT family N-acetyltransferase — translation MITYKSLKNVPASVVIELVNEVFKDYVFPVNWNLESFEKDVKENSISLENSFIAFSDGIPVGFSIISIRKDVGRIDSIGVKEEFRGKGLASEIIFRTIETLKWKEIERIILEVAQSDERSIRFYNKHGFRAKRELASFFKEKDQPTNTHFKYEQTTSDVIYEMATEAKFKFKRKLNWQREPITIKLSENRYNYEIICDNNKKCGYVAWGFNKDNCYIVDASPIEEGYTFNAIIEDITCKLLKIKDRIVLVSVPEDDPLYKALIDNNYSIFIKQIEMERIIH, via the coding sequence ATGATTACTTATAAATCATTAAAAAACGTTCCCGCGAGTGTTGTAATCGAACTTGTTAATGAAGTGTTTAAAGACTATGTTTTCCCAGTGAATTGGAATTTGGAGAGTTTTGAAAAAGATGTGAAAGAAAACTCTATTTCCTTGGAAAATTCTTTTATAGCTTTTTCTGATGGCATACCTGTAGGATTTAGCATTATATCAATAAGAAAAGATGTTGGAAGAATTGATTCAATTGGAGTAAAAGAAGAATTTAGGGGAAAAGGATTGGCCTCTGAAATCATCTTTCGTACCATTGAAACACTAAAATGGAAAGAGATAGAGAGGATAATTTTAGAAGTTGCCCAAAGTGATGAAAGGTCTATAAGATTTTATAATAAACATGGTTTTAGAGCAAAAAGAGAGCTGGCTTCTTTCTTTAAGGAAAAAGATCAACCAACAAATACTCATTTTAAATACGAACAAACTACTTCAGATGTGATCTACGAAATGGCTACTGAAGCAAAATTTAAATTTAAAAGAAAACTAAACTGGCAAAGAGAGCCTATAACCATAAAACTTAGCGAAAACAGATACAACTATGAAATCATATGCGACAACAATAAAAAATGCGGCTACGTGGCATGGGGATTCAACAAAGATAACTGTTACATAGTCGATGCCTCCCCTATTGAAGAGGGTTACACTTTCAATGCAATAATTGAAGATATTACATGTAAACTTTTAAAAATAAAAGATAGAATTGTCTTAGTCTCGGTTCCAGAAGATGATCCCTTGTACAAAGCTTTAATTGACAATAATTATTCTATATTCATAAAACAAATAGAAATGGAAAGAATCATTCATTGA
- the tpiA gene encoding triose-phosphate isomerase, translating to MEKLTIKDVELKGKKVIMRVDFNVPIKDGKITDETRIKAALNTIKYALDKGAKVILLSHLGRPKGEKDPQFSLKPVAERLGELLNTNVYFVDETRGSKVEEAVSELKEGEVLVLENTRFEKGETKNDLELAKYWASLADLHVNDAFGTAHRAHASNVGIANFIPSVAGFLMEKEIEFLQKAVENPEKPYVVILGGAKVSDKIGVINNLLNKADKILIGGAMMFTFLKALGKNVGSSLVEEDKLNVAKEILENSKAKGVEIVLPVDTVIAQKIEAGVEKKTVKIDDGISEGWMGLDIGAETISLFKEKISDAKTIVWNGPMGVFEIDDFAFGTKEVAHVIAEVTKKGCISIIGGGDSAAAAEKFGLASEFSHVSTGGGASLEFLEGKELPGISSISEKKNLNERKFILAANWKMNKTNTEAAEFVSKLVGQIKTEDKFEVIVCPPYTALEKVRDITSSSNIKVGAQNVYYEDKGAYTGEISVNMLKDIGVEYVILGHSERRHIFKESDGLINKKLKKVIVSGLTPILCVGEQLEEREKGLTFNVVERQIKEALYGLTEEEARTIVIAYEPVWAIGTGKVATPNQAQEVHEFIRDLLKDIFNEEFAENTAILYGGSIKPNNYLGLFGKPDIDGGLVGGASLTEDFVELANIMKEIIE from the coding sequence ATGGAAAAATTAACTATAAAAGACGTTGAGTTAAAAGGCAAAAAGGTCATAATGAGAGTTGATTTCAACGTTCCTATAAAAGATGGAAAGATAACCGATGAAACCAGAATTAAAGCTGCTCTGAACACAATTAAATACGCCTTGGACAAAGGAGCAAAAGTAATATTACTATCTCACTTAGGACGTCCCAAAGGTGAAAAGGACCCTCAATTTTCTCTAAAACCAGTAGCCGAAAGATTAGGAGAGTTATTAAATACTAACGTTTATTTTGTAGATGAAACCAGAGGGTCAAAAGTTGAAGAGGCTGTTTCAGAGTTAAAAGAAGGTGAAGTATTAGTTCTTGAAAATACAAGATTTGAAAAAGGTGAAACTAAAAACGATCTCGAACTTGCAAAATATTGGGCTTCTTTAGCGGATCTTCATGTTAATGATGCTTTTGGAACGGCTCATAGAGCGCATGCTTCAAATGTTGGAATTGCAAACTTTATCCCAAGTGTTGCAGGATTTTTGATGGAAAAAGAGATCGAATTTTTGCAAAAAGCCGTTGAAAACCCTGAAAAACCTTATGTAGTAATCCTGGGTGGTGCTAAAGTATCCGACAAAATAGGGGTAATAAATAATTTGTTGAATAAAGCTGATAAGATATTAATCGGCGGGGCAATGATGTTTACTTTCTTAAAAGCCTTAGGTAAAAACGTTGGTTCTTCGCTGGTAGAAGAAGATAAACTCAATGTTGCAAAAGAAATATTAGAAAACTCGAAAGCAAAAGGTGTTGAGATTGTTTTACCTGTTGATACTGTTATCGCCCAAAAAATAGAAGCAGGTGTTGAAAAGAAAACCGTAAAAATAGATGATGGGATTTCTGAAGGTTGGATGGGATTAGATATTGGAGCCGAAACCATTTCATTATTTAAAGAAAAAATTTCTGATGCTAAAACAATTGTTTGGAATGGCCCTATGGGAGTTTTTGAAATAGATGATTTTGCTTTCGGTACAAAAGAAGTTGCTCATGTAATTGCAGAAGTAACCAAAAAAGGTTGTATAAGTATTATAGGTGGAGGAGATTCTGCAGCTGCTGCTGAAAAATTTGGTTTGGCTAGCGAATTTTCCCACGTTTCAACTGGCGGAGGCGCTTCTTTAGAGTTTTTAGAAGGTAAAGAATTGCCGGGTATCTCTTCAATATCCGAAAAAAAAAATCTGAATGAAAGAAAATTCATTCTCGCCGCAAATTGGAAGATGAACAAGACAAATACAGAGGCAGCCGAATTTGTGTCAAAACTTGTAGGACAGATAAAAACTGAAGATAAATTTGAAGTTATTGTTTGCCCCCCTTACACAGCTCTTGAGAAGGTTAGAGATATCACAAGCAGTTCAAACATAAAAGTAGGTGCCCAAAATGTTTATTATGAAGATAAAGGTGCCTATACCGGCGAGATCTCAGTTAATATGCTGAAAGATATAGGAGTGGAATATGTAATTCTTGGTCACTCTGAGAGAAGACACATCTTTAAAGAAAGCGATGGCCTCATAAACAAGAAGCTCAAAAAAGTAATAGTATCCGGACTAACACCCATACTATGTGTGGGTGAACAGTTAGAAGAACGTGAAAAGGGTTTAACGTTCAACGTTGTAGAAAGACAGATTAAAGAAGCTCTTTATGGTCTAACTGAGGAAGAAGCAAGAACAATCGTAATCGCCTACGAACCTGTGTGGGCAATTGGAACAGGAAAAGTTGCAACCCCTAACCAAGCCCAAGAAGTTCATGAGTTTATTAGAGACCTTTTGAAAGATATCTTCAACGAAGAGTTTGCTGAAAATACCGCTATACTGTATGGTGGAAGCATAAAACCAAACAATTATTTGGGTCTTTTTGGAAAACCAGATATAGACGGCGGTTTAGTTGGAGGTGCCTCCTTAACTGAAGACTTCGTGGAGCTTGCCAATATTATGAAAGAAATTATCGAATAA
- the gap gene encoding type I glyceraldehyde-3-phosphate dehydrogenase, translating to MAVKIGINGFGRIGRLVFRQLVENPNFEVVAINDLTDSKTLGTLLKYDSVHGTFKGTVEIVDNGLKVNGKEIKVFAEKDPSNLPWADLGVSIVIESTGVFRNKEKASAHLKAGAKKVIITAPAKGEVDATIVMGVNDDILTPLMEVVSNASCTTNSIAPVIKVLNDKLKIKRGLLTTVHSFTNDQRVLDLPHSDLRRARAASLNIIPTTTGAAKAVGLVIPELKGKLDGMALRVPTPDGSITDLTVEVEKPTTVEEVNKMIKDAVENELKGIFGYNEEPIVSSDIVGSTVAGIFDATLTNVMDGTFVKVCAWYDNENGYSATVVKLIEKLAKML from the coding sequence ATGGCAGTAAAAATCGGAATAAACGGTTTTGGAAGAATAGGTAGATTAGTTTTTAGACAGTTGGTTGAAAACCCAAACTTTGAGGTAGTGGCAATAAACGATCTTACAGATTCAAAAACCTTAGGGACACTTTTAAAATACGATTCCGTTCATGGAACATTCAAAGGAACTGTTGAGATAGTTGATAATGGTTTAAAGGTCAATGGAAAAGAGATCAAGGTTTTCGCAGAAAAAGATCCAAGCAATCTTCCATGGGCTGATTTAGGTGTCTCAATTGTTATTGAATCTACAGGTGTATTTAGAAATAAAGAAAAGGCTTCCGCACATCTAAAGGCTGGTGCTAAGAAAGTTATAATAACCGCTCCAGCAAAAGGTGAAGTAGATGCAACGATAGTTATGGGGGTAAATGACGATATCCTCACTCCACTGATGGAAGTTGTTTCAAACGCATCTTGTACAACAAACTCAATTGCACCAGTTATAAAAGTTTTAAACGACAAATTAAAAATTAAAAGAGGTTTGCTAACCACCGTTCATTCATTTACAAACGATCAAAGGGTTTTAGATTTACCACACAGTGATTTAAGAAGAGCAAGAGCAGCTTCTCTTAATATCATCCCAACAACAACCGGAGCTGCAAAGGCCGTTGGATTAGTAATTCCAGAACTCAAAGGTAAATTAGATGGAATGGCTTTGAGAGTTCCTACACCAGATGGATCTATCACAGATTTAACCGTTGAAGTAGAAAAACCAACAACCGTTGAAGAAGTAAATAAAATGATAAAAGATGCCGTTGAAAACGAATTGAAAGGTATCTTTGGGTACAATGAAGAGCCAATTGTTTCTTCTGATATTGTTGGTTCAACTGTTGCAGGAATATTCGATGCTACATTAACAAATGTAATGGATGGAACTTTTGTAAAAGTCTGTGCGTGGTACGACAACGAAAACGGATACTCAGCAACCGTTGTGAAACTGATTGAAAAATTAGCTAAGATGCTGTAA
- a CDS encoding YbaB/EbfC family nucleoid-associated protein has translation MAKKMKSLGGRSLSKKTGSKNDMNKMLQEAQRAQAEMQDELDKLDEELSNVEVEATAGGGVVKVVATCDMRIKDIVISEEVEDEDIDTLKDLIIAASNEAIEKANKLKEEKTNEISQKFLGTLPNFGA, from the coding sequence ATGGCCAAAAAAATGAAAAGTTTAGGGGGAAGATCTCTTTCAAAAAAAACTGGCAGCAAAAACGATATGAACAAAATGCTTCAAGAAGCCCAAAGAGCTCAAGCTGAAATGCAAGATGAATTAGATAAGCTAGATGAAGAATTATCTAACGTAGAGGTAGAAGCTACTGCGGGAGGTGGCGTTGTAAAGGTTGTGGCAACGTGCGATATGAGAATAAAAGACATAGTTATATCTGAGGAAGTTGAAGATGAAGATATAGACACCTTAAAAGATCTTATAATAGCTGCTTCAAATGAAGCTATAGAAAAGGCTAATAAACTTAAAGAGGAAAAGACCAACGAGATTTCACAAAAGTTTTTAGGAACCCTTCCTAACTTTGGGGCTTGA
- a CDS encoding vWA domain-containing protein: MDDILQNAWIELEKESLFFSYLRMNFDSLPTTSVRTIKVSITPQGKFRLLYNPNRLKNIGLILTKGILKHEIYHIIFGHIFIKPKNKRERGIWDLAMDAAVNQYITELDVFAEPLDVMVAEGHAPDNEFFFVTAPMNLLNKTAEEYYRYAMDLLEKNKMIDVEEILEKRENNLDSHDFSSDIPEEMAFDIVSEFVTKAYDKSKNNLPDGIELAVSLMVTKPFFNWETMLRRFFGSSIVVEKYRTLMKPNRRYEDQPGWRSKMGPNIAIIIDTSGSIIEEEYNAFFSEVENISKNLGGKVTLIQADSHIQNIMTYNKGNWKELVLKGKGSTNMQPAVDYVEENLRPEGIIIFTDGWVEVPNVQRRILFILSKKHNPDFINDVIEYYGKNSIAIIS, from the coding sequence ATGGATGATATACTTCAAAACGCTTGGATAGAACTGGAGAAAGAAAGCTTATTTTTTTCTTACTTGAGGATGAATTTTGATTCCTTGCCAACCACTTCTGTAAGGACTATAAAGGTTTCAATAACTCCTCAAGGGAAATTTAGATTGTTGTATAATCCCAATCGTTTAAAAAATATTGGTTTAATATTAACCAAAGGAATATTAAAACATGAGATTTACCATATAATATTTGGACACATATTCATAAAACCCAAAAATAAAAGGGAAAGAGGTATTTGGGATTTAGCAATGGATGCAGCGGTAAACCAATATATCACAGAATTAGATGTATTTGCAGAACCTTTAGATGTAATGGTAGCGGAAGGACATGCCCCAGACAACGAATTCTTTTTTGTTACCGCTCCTATGAACCTCTTAAATAAAACGGCAGAAGAATACTATAGATACGCAATGGATTTATTAGAAAAAAACAAGATGATCGATGTAGAAGAGATACTAGAAAAAAGGGAGAACAACCTCGATTCACACGACTTTTCGTCTGATATTCCAGAAGAAATGGCATTTGATATTGTTAGCGAGTTTGTTACAAAAGCCTACGATAAAAGCAAAAACAATCTTCCCGATGGTATAGAATTAGCGGTTTCTCTTATGGTAACGAAACCTTTCTTTAATTGGGAAACGATGTTAAGAAGATTTTTTGGCAGTTCTATAGTCGTCGAAAAATACAGGACCCTAATGAAACCAAATCGAAGATATGAGGATCAACCAGGTTGGAGATCAAAAATGGGACCAAATATTGCAATAATAATCGATACTAGTGGTTCCATTATAGAAGAAGAATACAATGCTTTTTTCAGTGAAGTAGAAAATATTTCAAAAAATCTTGGGGGAAAAGTCACCCTAATCCAAGCAGACAGTCATATCCAAAATATCATGACCTATAACAAAGGAAACTGGAAGGAACTAGTTTTAAAAGGTAAAGGTTCAACTAACATGCAACCTGCGGTTGATTACGTTGAGGAAAATTTAAGACCCGAAGGCATAATCATATTCACAGACGGTTGGGTTGAAGTACCAAATGTACAACGAAGGATTCTCTTCATCTTGTCAAAAAAACATAATCCTGATTTTATAAATGATGTGATAGAATATTATGGAAAGAACAGTATTGCAATTATCAGCTAA
- a CDS encoding AAA family ATPase — protein sequence MKPSTVKYLSEKIMDSGEIPLLWGHFGVGKTDIAKEIAEETGRELIILIISQMEPGDLIGLPSRDSEKTVFLKPDWWPNKDEVIIMIDEINRAHRSIRNAIMQLLIDRRIHNHVLPTGAWIMGAANPPDEEYDQVDLITDPAFMSRFFHLELSPDVDDWVNWASQEHVKREVISFIKEYPEYLSSDNIVSMRLNLRPSPRSWYKLSNVLSNLSEDDLKKYGYVIAASIVGSEAARTFLSHLENKVELPNPKDLLIEGKNLERIEKLTNEEKVSLILRINNYFESLKEEEIEQLLSDGNQKTIAENIKNISEFVPKDAMFSVLRFLNEMVEKNKGLKKAFYDKLLEEIAIKLGDSTWMEGI from the coding sequence TTGAAACCATCCACGGTAAAATACCTATCAGAAAAAATTATGGATTCAGGAGAAATACCTCTCTTATGGGGACATTTTGGTGTAGGTAAAACGGATATTGCTAAGGAGATAGCAGAAGAGACGGGAAGAGAATTAATCATATTGATCATCTCTCAGATGGAACCAGGGGATCTAATTGGGCTACCTTCGAGAGACTCAGAAAAAACGGTTTTTTTAAAACCTGACTGGTGGCCAAATAAAGATGAAGTAATAATAATGATCGACGAAATTAACAGGGCACACAGATCTATAAGAAATGCGATCATGCAGTTATTGATAGACAGAAGAATACATAACCATGTACTACCGACTGGAGCATGGATCATGGGAGCCGCTAACCCTCCTGATGAAGAGTACGATCAAGTAGATTTGATAACTGATCCTGCCTTCATGTCAAGATTCTTTCATTTAGAATTGTCTCCAGATGTTGATGATTGGGTAAACTGGGCTTCACAAGAACATGTAAAAAGAGAAGTTATTTCTTTTATCAAAGAATATCCTGAATATCTTTCTTCCGATAATATAGTATCTATGAGACTCAATTTAAGGCCCAGCCCCAGGAGTTGGTATAAATTATCCAATGTTTTGTCTAATTTATCTGAAGATGATCTGAAAAAATATGGGTACGTCATTGCTGCCTCAATAGTTGGATCGGAAGCAGCCAGGACATTTTTGTCTCATTTAGAGAATAAAGTTGAACTACCTAATCCCAAAGATTTACTAATAGAAGGCAAAAATCTTGAAAGAATCGAGAAATTGACCAACGAAGAAAAGGTAAGTCTGATTTTAAGAATAAATAATTATTTTGAATCGTTAAAAGAGGAAGAGATAGAACAATTATTATCTGATGGAAATCAAAAAACAATCGCAGAAAATATAAAGAACATAAGCGAGTTCGTACCTAAAGATGCTATGTTCTCTGTATTAAGATTTCTAAACGAAATGGTAGAAAAAAATAAAGGATTAAAAAAAGCCTTTTACGATAAACTTTTAGAAGAAATTGCCATTAAACTAGGAGATTCCACTTGGATGGAAGGAATTTAG